Proteins from a single region of Equus asinus isolate D_3611 breed Donkey chromosome 17, EquAss-T2T_v2, whole genome shotgun sequence:
- the LOC106829606 gene encoding olfactory receptor 4P4-like, translating to MENSNNLTEFILLGLSKNKKVQILCFLFFLLCYLAIWLGNLIIMISITCSQLINQPMYFFLNYLAVSDLFYTSTVTPKLMTNLLTERNVISYKNCMTQLFTTHFFGGIEVFIITGMAYDRFVAICKPLHYAIIMNRQRCNSILIASCVGGLLHSLGLFLLTIFLSFCGHNEIDHYFCDIYPLLKLACTDTHKIGFLVIANSGLMGLVIFLVLMASYFMILYNVKAYSAESRHKALSTCSSHITVVILFFAPVIFVYIRPATTLPEDKVFTLFYTIIVPMLNPLIYTPRNVEMKNAIRKVWCNERKANELKAIHLLM from the coding sequence ATGGAAAATAGCAATAATCTTACTGAATTTATTCTCTTGGGACTTTCTAAGAACAAGAAAGTACAaatcctctgctttttatttttcttactctgtTATCTAGCAATTTGGTTGGGGAATTTGATCATCATGATTTCTATCACATGCAGTCAGCTAATTAACCAgcccatgtacttctttcttaATTATCTTGCAGTCTCAGACCTCTTCTACACCTCCACTGTGACACCCAAACTTATGACTAACTTACTGACAGAAAGGAATGTCATTTCCTATAAAAATTGCATGACTCAGCTTTTTACCACACACTTCTTTGGGGGGATTGAGGTCTTCATCATCACAGGAATGGCCTATGACCGCtttgtggccatctgcaaacccctTCACTATGCCATCATCATGAATAGGCAAAGGTGTAACTCAATTCTCATAGCATCATGTGTTGGGGGGCTTCTGCATTCCCTTGGACTGTTTCTGCTTactatttttttatctttctgtggCCACAATGAAATAGAtcactatttctgtgacatatatCCTTTGTTGAAACTGGCCTGCACTGATACACACAAAATTGGTTTCTTAGTCATTGCCAATTCTGGTCTGATGGGACTGGTGATCTTCTTGGTTTTGATGGCCTCCTACTTTATGATCTTATATAATGTGAAAGCATATTCTGCAGAAAGCCGCCACAAAGCACTTTCTACTTGCAGTTCCCACATCACAGTTGTAATCCTGTTTTTTGCACCTGTCATCTTTGTTTATATTAGACCTGCTACAACTTTACCAGAAGATAAAGTGTTTACACTCTTCTACACAATTATTGTCCCCATGCTCAACCCTCTTATCTACACACCTAGAAATGTGGAGATGAAAAATGCCATAAGGAAAGTTTGGTGCAATGAAAGGAAAGCCAATGAGTTGAAGGCTATTCATCTTTTGATgtga